Below is a genomic region from Sorghum bicolor cultivar BTx623 chromosome 9, Sorghum_bicolor_NCBIv3, whole genome shotgun sequence.
GATGGATAGATTAGCTTTCATCATATATCCAGTACAAGAACAAAACTGAGAGTTTTGAATTGGTTCTGTTATTATGGCACTGAGTAATGCAACCTAAAATCCTAAATAGCGAAAGTGTCTAACTTCTTTTGTAACTTTTCCTCCCTAAAGGTACCCCATTTTGTGTTTCTTTGCATTGGACCCTACTCCCTAGCTCCACCTCTGCGTTGAATCTCTACTCCTAAAAAGATGGATCTGAAATTGTCAACACTCCTTCGCCTCGCCCGACTATGTATGGGTAAGAAGTTCAAAACCCCTAACCCACACTCCAGCTGCAAAACCGTGGCTCGGGCTAATATAACATTTCTAGACGTCCAAATTTTGGTTGCCTATGGTCAGATCTTGCTCTCTACATGGTTGTGCAAGAAACATCGAACAGCCACCAGCGTATCAGTGTACGAGTGGCTTTACAGGACAAGCTACCTTATAGTCATAATCAACACTTCAATTTGTAGAATCAGCAACAATTCCACAAACCCAAATTTGCCTCCTCTTTGAGTCTGTTCGCTTGGCGGAAAAGTTATAGACTGAAAGTATTATttgctaatttattatgagagaaaaatacacgctgaatgactgacagattcggcagataagctcaaCTTATTGCAAAAGATCTGCCACGGCCATGGGTCCCTAAGAGAAGCACCAGTGTACCGGTGAAATCGAACCGAGGGAGAAGAAAAACAAACCGTGAACACTGGAGCGTGTGAACCGTCATTGTCAAAGTAGAAAGTGGACAACGCAGGCGAGTCAAACTCTCAGCGTTGTACACGCATGAGAAGAGAGACCAACGATAGATCCGGAATCTTGGACGTGGCATTTGCATGGTGAGTGGTGGGTCCCAACAGTCGATGCTCACACTGTAGACATCGAACCATCTGACACTTGCAAGTCAGTCTCAATGAAAATTTCATGTGAGTTTCATTTGTATTAAATATATTGCTATATATGCTTTTTTGATGACATGGCGGTGTgtttaagaagagagagaagaaatgagaTTACTAATTAGGCCAGATTTGTTTTGTTGACAGGGTCAAAAATCTGAGTGTTGGAGAGTGAGAAACACGCTGAGTAGAGTTTCTTTTTCTACAAAGGATATGTCAGATTGTGCATGCGTTCAGTTCATGCAGCTTTGCGATAATATGACGTTCCCTTGCCGATTGACAAATCAGACAACATTTCCAACTCATCTATATCTTAGCGTGAATCTTATGGTCGACAATACGAGGGTACATGTCCATGTCCTTAGCGATAAAATTTACTATACCTTATACATACTACTGACGTTGCTACGTACTCCCTCTATCTACGAAAGAATTAGTTTATAAAATCCGTatcaattatttttttttaaatttgattaactttataaaaaaataaaaacatttatgacataaaatacgtattttatgaaaatatattgtatgataaatctaataatactaatttgatatcatagattttagcattttttaaaaaatttaattaaagtttaaaaaatttgattTAGGAAATCTCTAGTAATTGATTATTTCATAGACGAAGGAGTACTAGCAAATCAAGTCACTGCTTGCTACTACTCAACTCTCAGTGGACTTGTTCTGCCCATCGTGTCCATCTTCCTCGTCCTCGCCGTGGTCTCCACCGCCGAAGAGCTTCTCGGTGTCCTCCAGGCTCCTGCCCCTCGTCTCCGGAAGGAAGAAGAACATGAACAGCCAGCCGGCAGCAGCGATGCCGGCATACAGGTAGAAGCTCCCGGCCAAGGTGATGGCCTTGTAGAGCGAGATGAAGGACATGGTGATGGCGCCGCTCATGATCCGGTTCATTGCCGTGCCGAGCGCGCAGCCCTGCGCGCGGAGTCGCAGCGGGAAGATCTCCGAGCTGTACACCCACGCGATGGggcccatgccgatggagaaggACGCAACGAACGTGAGCACCGCCGCGATGCTCACGCCCGCCAGCGGCGTCGCATGCCCCTCGGGGAGCCGGTCGATGGCGTGCAGCGCCGAGGCCAGCGTCACCAGGGACACCACCATCCCGCCCGCGCTCGTGAGCAGCAGCGGCCTCCGCCCGACACGGTCGAGGAAGAACGTGGCCACCAGGATGAACAGCGTCTTGGACGCACCCACCGCCATGGTGGCGCCCAGGGAGTTATTGTCCGACCTGAGCCCGGCCTTCTCGAACACTCTCGGGCTGTACAGCACCACGGAGTCGATGCCGGAGGCCTGCTGGAAGCACTGGAGGCCGAGACAGGCGATCAGTATGCGGCGCACGGGCGGCGTCGGGCGGATGAGGAGGTCCCTCCACACCCCTTCGCCATGGCTGCCCTGCTTGCTCCTGCGAGCGACTACCaccacgtcgtcgtcgtcggcggcggcatTGTCACCGATGCCGTCAGGGATGCCGATGGCCTTCTTGATGTCGGCGAGCCGCTCCTCGGCCTCGGCGGGGGAGTCGGAGGTCTTGGCAAGCACGCGGCGCGCGTCGCCGATGCGGCCCTGCATGACGAGCCACCGCGGCGACTCAGGCATGGCGAGGACCCCCGGGGCGAGGAAGAGCGGCGGGACGGCGCCGACGAGGAACATGACGCGCCAGCTGAGGTGCACGGGGAGACTGTGGAAGGCGTAGTTGGACACGTACCCGAGGAGCACCCCCGTGTTGATGAACACCTCCGGGAAGGACGTGAGCAGGCCGCGCGCCGACGTGGGCGAGACCTCGGCCGTGTACACGGGCGCGACCATGAGCGCGTACCCGACGCCGACGCCCGCCACGCAGCGGCCCAGCATGAGGACCCCGTAGCCCGGGGCGAGGCCCATGATGAGCGCGCCCGCCAAgaagatggccgccgccagaaCCATGGTGTACCGCCGGCCGATCCAGTCGGACGTCCGGCCCGCCGCGAGCGAGCCGACGAGCGAGGAGATGCTGATGATGCCGGCGAGGACCTCGATCTTTGTGTCACTGATCTTGAGGTCCTCCTTGATGAATAGCTGTGCTCCGCTCATCACTGCCCCATCTGCATACATACAGAAAAAGGAGGATCAGAACCTGAGTATAGTGAGTAACAGATATTGCCTGTGGACGTACGCGGTGCATATATGTCACATGGCAACGAGTGCGTGGAATTGTATGCGTCATGCAAGCACGTACCGTAGCCGAGGAGGATGGAGTTCATGGAAGCGAGGACGGCGCAGGCGAGGGCGTACTTGTTAAGGGGCGGGCGCTTTGCCGGCGCCTCGACGACGGGGATGCCGCCGTCGTCGGAGGCGTCGTCCTGCATGCACATGGCGAAGGCGGAAGAGACGCACTGGTGGAGAGCCGTCGCCCGTTGTCGCGGTGTCACCACTTCCAAGTTGGCACCTGGAGCGAGAATCAAAACGGCTGTCACAGGCAACGATAATTTCTTCACAAACTGTGAACTGAAGCAGTATGGTGAACAAAGCACACCAAGACGAGTCCAATGACTAAGTGCCAGTCTTTTCTTCAGCAAACAAAACCAATCTGTGACTACTACTACAGCTACTACAGCTCTATATACAAGGCAGCTGTAGCAGCCAGATGAGGCAGTCCGGGCTGTCGAGACGGGTTTGACTCAAGGACTGAGCTCGTGCAGGAGACTAGGAACAGTGACCTGCGTCTGCGTATGGGCTGTCTCTGTCTGTGGCTCactagcctcttcaccttcaaCGGAGCGGCATTGCCGGCGTCAATGAAAGCTACTCGCCGGGGCAACGGACATGGAAAAACCTTGCATTGCATTTAAAAAACTTGCAGGCTTGTCCGTTTGTAGATAATTTAAGGATGCCTGATTGCCTGGCCCTGTCTTTGCTTGCGGAGTTGCGCCGTTGCAGTCGTTAGCCATTGTTTTCACATCGATTCCATTGGATCGCGAACGGCGGACCAGCTAGTCATTTGCGACTGCCGGGTGGTCTTGTTTAGAGCTGCAGAGTCTTGCAAATACTGAAACACCCCAGTTTTCCTCTTGTCTTGCGTTAGAGATTGAACCCGTACCTACCCGTAATGGAATCGTCTACGGTGTCGTTTATACCTATCCTGCAAAAAGGGAGGTGCAATGCAAGATACTGATTCGAACTTCTTGCAGAGTGAAACAATGCAGTACTAAACACAAGATATATCTTTCAGAAGAAGGTTTTTTTTCGAATAAGCCAATTGATTTCAAACCTTcggttccattttttttttctattcaaAGATTAGGCCTTTTTCAGACGAAGATGAAGAGATGGCAAAGCGGCTTAGTACCAGTAGTGGAGGAGTGTCAAATAGTTTGCCAAGTGTTTTTTTTACTCGGTAAAGAAGctctttgtcgagtgttttGCAATCTTTGCTGAGCCTAAAAAAACACTCGTCAAAGATCTTCTTTGCAGtgtaaaaaaacactcggcacaaaaaatttcaaatcaaattttgattcttaaataaatttaaatcaaaaagttttcaactacaaaattatataacttctcaagatctagaatctttattttactaatttcttcatttgacaaagtaaAAATAAATCTGTTCATAAAAATAAGTTttgtgaaaaatattagaatcaccatatcGGATAAACAAATGaccaaacaataaaaataaacttggtatatattgagaagttatgaaattttgtagttggtaactttttcatttgagttcatcttatcatgcaaaactaaatatttatttaaacattttgaaatttgatttttttaaacaatcTTGGATGAAAAAACTTTCTAaacaaactttgtagatctcgaacagttatgaaactttatagttgacaacattatcatttgagtttatcttgtcatgcaaaattgtatctttatttaaaaatttaaaaattcatttgtttcaaatgacctcggatAGAAAACTTCCTAAATAAACTTTATAAATCTCaataagttatgaaactttgtagttggaaactttttcatttgagttcatcttgtcatgtaaAAATacatttgaatttttcaaatttaaaattcaaattttgtaaacgacctcggatggaggaactccctaaataaaaattgtagatctctaaaagttatgaaactttatagctAACAATTTTTTGATTCGAAAATGTCTAGGGCCTCATACAACTAATTTACATATAATTTGGTATGATATATGAGGAACAAAAAGTGATAGTGTAGTACCgtggttagagcatctccaacaacacaCCAAAAACTCATCCCAATATTGGTGATCACCAATACTACTTTTTTTAGGTTTTTAGAGTAGGTGCTCCAACAGATCACCAATATTCTATCCCCAATAATACACTCTTCTTAAGATAGAGTGAATGCTATTCCTAGTAAACCTCAAGTGAAGAGATAAAAAATCACACTGTAAAAATTATACAGAACTGAAATTTTATCTTTGTGAAACCACAGCTAGGGGACATCACGCAAAACATGCTCACATGCAAACTGTTAAACACAAAAGAAGAGCCTGAGTGAACTGGAAGTCTCGAATCAAGAGTTCAACTTATTTCCCTAAAAAAAGAGTTCAACTTATTCATTTTCGAAGCTAAAAGAGTGCACATGTCATTCCTTGTCACTGTTAATTAGAACCAGTTGCAAACCGGCAATGCATATGAAGCCTGACAAGTTATACATAGATAACATGAATGAATTATTGTCCATGTAACTGCCACAAATGCTTTATTAAGTCATCTCGAAGTTGGTTATGCCCCTCACAGTCCTCAATCTTCTGATGAGCTTGCAGAAATTTGTTGATTCGGTCATTATCCCTCAGGCTGCACTACTACAGAATAAGCCCTTTGGTCACTTGCCCAAAATAAACAATAATCTAGGCCCAATCAGCGTTCGGAACAAAAacatctttagtcccggttggtgagaccaaccgggactaaaagtcctcTGCCCAACGGCTATGGTGTCAGAGATCGGCAGAAGAgacctttagtcccgattggtCTCCCCAACCGGGACTAGCCTttggtcccggttggtaacaccaaccaggATTAAAAGATGTTGTCCCGGTCCGTCTCACCGGTCGGGACTAATGTTGGACTTTAGTCCTGGTTGTTAATTAaatggaaccgggactaaatgtccttccccatatttgaactcttcttcttcccctggccgagcccatcgatcttcactcttttgctgtgttcttaatttggagttgcttgttcttgctctcatctctggctattgattcatttcatcatttctacgcatcatcgacttgttaaaaggtcactagcttcatcttctcaacatttagTAGCGACATATGCcatttcctagtgttatgtatgttgttttttattttatggtttttaAAGAGGTTACTAGCTTCATCGTCTTCTCAACATCGATGtgtttttttagagaaatagtgatactatgtttttttttattttaattagtttagaaaaaaattaaaaacgtATAATACTCTAATTTGtaatttttgaccgatttaattagttaattataactagtatgtataccacatttcatgattatttagaaaaatatagaatttttgtgcttttttaattttgcttgtttagagaaattagaaatagagaattttaggttttttgttagtttaatttctctattaaaaattaaaaacttataatactttaatttacaatttatgacaaggttaattagttaattataactagtatgcatgccacatttcatgattagttagaaaaatagagaacttttatgtctttttaattttgctggtttagaaaaattagaaatagagaattttaggttatttgttactttaatttctgtataaaaaattagaaacttataatactttgcgttgcaatgcagacaatgacacatcattggatgtacaatgtcgatcgccgctccaaataattcattgatggtgtgcatagagtggccgaggaaaacaagcgggatggattcatatgttgcccatgtgccttgtgtcagaatttgaaggaatattctagctctagaaatattcactaacatttgttgaagtcgggttttatgccaaactatatttgttggaccaagcatggagaaaacgatataatgatggaagaagatgaagaagaacagttggagcctgacgacattattgctcaatacgacattattgctcaatacggtgacttcggtgatacagcaatgggagaagctgaagatgaggcaggtgcagaaggcgcacctgttgaagatgatgctcttggtgatgtcattcgtgatgcacagaaagattgcgaaagtgaaaaagagaagacaaagtttgaccacatgttagaagatcacaagaaattactatacccatctgcccaggatgggcaaaaaaaaTAGGTACAACACTGGAGTTGTTAAAATAGAAGGCACATaatggtgtatccgataagGCATTTGGTAATttctgaagatccaaaaaaagatgctgccaaagcctaatgaactgcccactactacatacgaagcaaaacagatcgtctgtcctttgggattaaaaatcaagaagatacatgcatcttctaacgactgcatcctatacagtggcaaggactacgagaatttagatgaatgccccgtatgtaaagcatcacggtataagatcaggcgagatgaccctagcgatgttgagggggaagaacaccccagaaaaaaaatccctgcaaaggttatgtggtatgctcctataataccacatctgaaacgtctttttagaaataagaaccatgcaaaattgttgcggtggcacaaagaagaacgtaaagtagacaacatgttgagacaccctacggatgggtcccagtggagagcaacAGATAGGGAATTTCCAGAGTTTGCAAAAGAtgcaagaaacttaaggttcgctttaagtacggacgatatgaatccttttggtgagcagagcagtagtcatagcacttggcctgttatactatgtatctacaaccttcctccatggttatgcatgaagcgaaagtttattatgatgccggtgctcatccaaggaccgaagcaaccgggcaatgacattgatgtctatctaaagccattaattgaagaactccttttatggagtgaaataagtgttcgtgtgtgggatgagtacaaacaggaacacttcgacctgcagcactgttgtttgtgacaatcaatgattgacctgctctaagtaatctttcaggacagacaaacaagggatataatgcatgcacacactaTTTTGATGACCTttatagtatatatttgaaaaaatgcagaaaggtcgtgtaccttgggtatcgtcgatttttttctatgaatcacccagttagaaagaaaggaaaacattttaaaagtaaggcagaccaccgatgcaagcctcgcaacagaattggagaagatgtatttgaaatggttaaggatgtgaaagtagtttttggtaagggacaaggcagccaaccagttccaaaagatgcagctggtcatgcacccatgtggaagaagaagtcaatatttgggagctaccctattggcaagtcctagaggtccggaatgcgatcgacgtcatgcacctaacaaagaatctttgtgtgaaccttctaggattcatgggtgtatatggtaagcctaaggattcacttgaagcacgacaagacttgcaacgcatggaagaatgagacaacctgcatccagagaagacagatgatggacgccaatattaaagacctgctagctacactcttagcaatgaagagaaagaaatcatgtttgaatgcttaagcagcatcaaggtcccatctggattcccctctaatataaaaggtataattaatgtgtccgcgaagaaatttctgaacttaaagtcgcatgactgccatgtgcttatgacgcaattgcttctatttgcattaagaggaattctacctccacatgtacatctggccaccgtaaagctatgtgcattcctcaatacaatttctcagaaggcaatcaatccactggaactagctgctctacagaatgatgtggttcaatgcCTTGTTagctttgagttagtgttccctCTATCCTTCTTTGAtttcatgacacacctcctagttcatctggtcaaggagatcaatattcttggtcctgtgttcctacataatatgtttcccttcgagaggtttatgggagttctgaagaaataagttcaccaacgtgctcggccagaaggaagcatcacagagggctatgggacagaggaagtcattgagttctgttttgaattcattcctgaacttgacccaactggtgttcctgaatcgcgacacgaggggagactgagtggaaagggaacactaggaaagaaaacatacatcagtacgggggacgattctttcaataaagcacactacacagttcttcaaaactcatccgtggtggagccgtatgtcacgaaacacaaggacttcctacgatcccaattcccagagaagaatgaagcttggtttatgcgtcagcacatggacactttcagtgattggttacgaaaagaatgtcagggtaatgaccagattgatgagcaactgtatttgttagctaggcaaccatcatggcacatcctcacgtacaaagggtacaagataaatggaaatacattttacaccctagaccaagataaaagaagcatgaaccaaaatagtgggtttcgtCTAGACGCCATAGACCCTAATGGAAAcaaacaaacatattatggccgtatagaggagatttgggaactagactacgcacctaattttaaagtccctttgttccggtgccaatgggtgaaggttaccgaaggcggggtgacagttgacaatgactatggaatgacaacagtggacctcaacaatgttggttacaaagatgaaccattcatccttgctgctgatgtgaatcaggtgttctatatgaaagacatgtctacaaaacagaagagagggaaaaatgacaacaaatcaacaaatgaGCCAAAACGCCTTATAGTTctctcagggaaaagaaacattgtgggaattgaggacaagtcagatatttaagaagattatgaaagggatgaccgaatcacgCATTTCAATGTGATCAAAGATCCGAGCATACTGATAAATGCTGAGGACactctgtaacagaaccgcccaaattataagagattaagcctaatagtgaccatttgcacagtcgaaccatcaagcttaagcccatataatcccggtagtctgtgaaatctcgaaggatttcaaaccacaactcatacatacagccaagatcgtaataagttcagcggtcaccattcacaattacatccagttcgcaACATTTATcacatacatcggagttcacttaagttattacaaaccgagttctcaagtagcggaagcttcatagtttgaacataacacacacacacacttagtctgttacagtgccatagtttggtcattcccacaaaagcaaaagaggaggtagagtgaccgtcgcccttggtctagtcatcaatCATTGCTGGGTAtaagcagtgaatgcaataaccatagtacatctgcccatctacaaaacaacatgggaatggaaccctgagtacgagaatgtactcagctagacttacccgtcataaaccaaaaataaagactcttcaaggatcatgaaggctgtatagtggggtagctgagacctT
It encodes:
- the LOC8066633 gene encoding polyol transporter 5, giving the protein MCMQDDASDDGGIPVVEAPAKRPPLNKYALACAVLASMNSILLGYDGAVMSGAQLFIKEDLKISDTKIEVLAGIISISSLVGSLAAGRTSDWIGRRYTMVLAAAIFLAGALIMGLAPGYGVLMLGRCVAGVGVGYALMVAPVYTAEVSPTSARGLLTSFPEVFINTGVLLGYVSNYAFHSLPVHLSWRVMFLVGAVPPLFLAPGVLAMPESPRWLVMQGRIGDARRVLAKTSDSPAEAEERLADIKKAIGIPDGIGDNAAADDDDVVVVARRSKQGSHGEGVWRDLLIRPTPPVRRILIACLGLQCFQQASGIDSVVLYSPRVFEKAGLRSDNNSLGATMAVGASKTLFILVATFFLDRVGRRPLLLTSAGGMVVSLVTLASALHAIDRLPEGHATPLAGVSIAAVLTFVASFSIGMGPIAWVYSSEIFPLRLRAQGCALGTAMNRIMSGAITMSFISLYKAITLAGSFYLYAGIAAAGWLFMFFFLPETRGRSLEDTEKLFGGGDHGEDEEDGHDGQNKSTES